One genomic region from Electrophorus electricus isolate fEleEle1 chromosome 25, fEleEle1.pri, whole genome shotgun sequence encodes:
- the uggt2 gene encoding UDP-glucose:glycoprotein glucosyltransferase 2 isoform X4 — protein sequence MAASSKIRLQTMRTLCFLVTLVQLRYAYSSPKGVTTSLKAKWPVSPLLLETSEFIGEGSDEKFWQFVDTVKELSVYKNGESVRSYYNLILKKAGQFLTDLQVSLLKFALSLRAYSPAVHAFQQVASDEPPPEACLAFVAVHGQHACSTKDMKRLLKTAAGRPRPYLYKNDHRYPGVNGTDLPVAILYAEIGTKTFNTFHKVLSERAEEGKIIYVLRHFVAEPRRESMLLSGYGVELAIKSTEYKAVDDTQVKDSKSATTSEDDDTDEVQGFLFGKLKESHPELQEQLRDLKKHLLEGSNDMAPLKVWELQDLSYQAAARIMSVPKFDSLKLMQDLSQNFPSKARSLTRVAVNQEMRKEIEENQKRLSETMGIHPGDSSLFINGMHIDLDVHNPFSILDIIRGEAKILEGLHNLGIKGPNVSKFLRLPVTSVEDSYALDIRHDSIMWINDIEKDSTYQSWPFSLQELLRATFPGVIRQIRRNFFNLIMFLDPAQEDSAELVKLAELFYKHKIPLRIGFVFVVNTDEKVDGYGDAGVAFFRVLNYITEEYDITQAFLSMISMYNKVDVGDSLSVDAVTAYLKKKFPKANAAKILGVDSSYDDQRKAGGVFYRKTGLGTLPVALFNGIPLSPEEMDPDELETLLLQRIMDATSFFQRAVFMGQISDSMDVVDFLMEQANVVPRINPLILSADRRYLDFTASPVADDWNDSTMFSFLDAKDKTAVVSKRMKYLTKHEGEMVYGVTIWIIADLEQARGRKALLGALKHMKSSSSSSRVAVISNPGAKPTEDNSKFYRAIWASLLTQSSKNTLDFTLKLLKEETVQLLTQGTKIKDLLLQGMDQDAFEKKFNTLEVDFLRSQHLFCQEVLKLKAGQRGVVSNGRILGPFEEGEEFSTDDFHLLEKITLSTTADKIRAKVKQMNLPPKKAADLIMKVDALLSAAPKDEARKDVQFAKDKFSVLHLAPREDEVFYDVVAIVDPLTRDAQKLAPLLIVLGRVVNVRVQVFMNCRAKLSETPLKSFYRFVMEAEISILGNDTLSPGPVARFTEIPESPLLTLNMITPESWMVEAVRSPHDLDNIHLQEVNGVVNAEYELEYLLLEGHCFDLSTGQPPRGLQFTLGMRQQPLMQDTIVMANLGYFQLKANPGAWTLRLRKGRSEDIYQIQAHDGTDSPADAGDILVVLNSFHSKIIKVRVQKKPDQVNEDLLSEATENKGLWESITSVWSSLEKSLTGSSSAEEGDSKKEDVLNIFSVASGHLYERFLRIMMLSVLQHTKTPVKFWFLKNYLSPSFKESIPHMAEAYSFQYELVQYKWPRWLHQQMEKQRIIWGYKILFLDVLFPLAVDKIIFVDADQSGQI from the exons ATGGCGGCTTCCAGTAAAATCAGG CTTCAGACAATGAGGACTCTGTGTTTTTTGGTAACTCTGGTGCAGCTTCGGTACGCGTACTCTTCGCCGAAAGGAGTTACTACCAGTCTGAAGGCAAAGTGGCCCGTGTCCCCTCTTTTACTAGAGACGAG TGAATTCATTGGTGAAGGTAGTGATGAAAAGTTTTGGCAGTTTGTTGATACTGTGAAGGAGTTATCAGTGTACAAAAATGGAG aATCTGTCCGATCGTATTATAACCTCATCCTTAAAAAGGCTGGTCAATTCCTGACTGATCTTCAGGTCAGTCTGCTGAAGTTTGCCCTGTCCCTCAGAGCATACTCGCCTGCGGTGCATGCCTTCCAACAA GTGGCCAGTGATGAGCCTCCACCTGAGGCGTGCTTGGCATTTGTGGCTGTGCATGGCCAGCACGCCTGCAGCACCAAGGACATGAAGAGGCTCCTGAAGACAGCTGCAGGCAG ACCAAGGCCGTACCTGTATAAGAACGATCACAGGTACCCAGGAGTCAATGGCACTGATCTTCCTGTAGCCATTCTCTATGCTGAGATCGGCACCAAAACGTTCAACACATTCCATAAGGTTCTGTCCGAGAGGGCAGAAGAAGGCAAGATAATCTACGTGCTACGTCACTTTGTTGCT GAGCCGAGACGAGAGTCCATGCTTCTGTCTGGATATGGGGTGGAACTGGCCATTAAAAGCACTGAGTACAAAGCTGTGGATGACACGCAAGTAAAAG ATTCAAAATCAGCAACAACCTCTGAGGATGATGACACAGATGAGGTCCAAGGGTTTTTGTTTGGGAAATTAAA GGAGTCTCACCCTGAGCTGCAGGAGCAGTTGAGGGACTTGAAGAAACATCTCCTGGAGGGCTCCAATGACATGGCCCCTCTCAAAGTGTGGGAACTGCAAG ATCTGAGTTACCAGGCAGCAGCTCGGATCATGTCGGTGCCAAAGTTTGACTCCCTCAAACTAATGCAAGATCTTAGCCAAAATTTCCCCAGCAAAGCAAG ATCACTGACGAGAGTGGCTGTAAACCAAGAAATGAGAAAAGAGATTGAGGAGAACCAAAAG AGACTGAGTGAGACAATGGGAATCCACCCTGGAGATTCCAGCCTCTTCATTAATGGAATGCACATTGATCTGGATGTTCACAACCCCTTCAG TATACTAGACATCATCCGTGGAGAGGCTAAGATCCTGGAGGGCCTGCATAATCTGGGAATCAAAGGGCCCAACGTGAGCAAATTTCTGCGGCTCCCAGTGACTTCAGTGGAGGACAGTTATGCTCTGGACATCCGGCATGACTCTATAATG TGGATTAATGACATTGAGAAGGACTCCACCTATCAGAGTTGGCCCTTTAGCCTGCAGGAGCTCCTCAGAGCCACGTTTCCTGGTGTGATTCGACAGATCAGACGGAACTTCTTCAATTTA attatGTTTCTTGACCCAGCTCAGGAAGACAGCGCTGAGCTGGTCAAACTAGCCGAGCTCTTTTACAAGCACAAGATTCCTCTCAG GATTGGATTTGTGTTTGTAGTTAATACAGATGAAAAAGTGGATGGATATGGGGATGCTGGTGTTGCTTTCTTCAGAGTGCTAAATTACATAACAGAAGAGTATGACATAACACAGGCTTTCTTATCCATGATATCT ATGTATAACAAAGTCGATGTTGGAGATTCCTTATCAGTTGATGCAGTGACTGCGTATCTCAAAAAGAAATTTCCAAAAGCTAATGCTGCCAAAATTCTTGGGGTGGACTCCAGCTATGATGACCAAAGAAAG GCCGGTGGAGTGTTCTACAGGAAGACAGGGCTGGGCACTCTTCCTGTGGCTCTGTTTAATGGGATTCCACTCAGCCCTGAAGAGATGGACCCAGATGAGCTGGAGACGCTCCTGCTCCAGCGCATCATGGATGCCACCAGCTTCTTCCAGAGGGCTGTTTTCATG GGTCAGATTTCTGACAGCATGGATGTGGTGGACTTCCTGATGGAGCAGGCTAATGTCGTGCCACGCATCAACCCTCTAATCCTGAGTGCTGACAGGAGGTATCTGGACTTCACTGCATCTCCAG TTGCAGATGACTGGAATGACTCGACAATGTTCTCATTTCTGGATGCTAAGGACAAGACAGCTGTTGTTTCCAAGCGTATGAAGTATTTAACCAAGCATG AAGGGGAGATGGTTTACGGAGTGACCATTTGGATTATTGCAGACTTGGAGCAGGCCCGAGGGAGGAAGGCGCTGCTTGGTGCGCTGAAGCATATG AAGTCCAGTAGTTCCAGTAGTCGTGTTGCGGTTATTAGTAACCCAGGTGCCAAGCCCACAGAAGACAACAGCAAATTCTACAGGGCCATATGGGCTTCCCTCCTCACCCAGAGCAGCAAGAACACCCTCGACTTCACCCTCAAGCTCCTCAAGGAAGAGACCGTACAGCTCCTCACACAGGGCACCAAAATTAAAGATCTGCTTTTACAG GGCATGGATCAAGATGCTTTTGAGAAGAAGTTCAACACACTGGAGGTAGACTTCCTGCGTAGCCAGCACCTGTTCTGTCAGGAGGTTTTGAAGCTAAAAGCAGGCCAAAGGGGTGTGGTTAGCAATGGCCGG ATCCTAGGGCCATTtgaggaaggggaggagtttAGTACAGATGATTTCCACTTACTGGAGAAGATCACGCTCAGCACCACGGCAGACAAAATACGAGCTAAAGTCAAGCAAATGAACCTGCCTCCTAAAAA GGCAGCCGATCTCATTATGAAGGTGGACGCACTCCTCTCAGCTGCTCCCAAAGACGAGGCCCGGAAGGACGTTCAGTTCGCGAAGGACAAGTTCAG CGTTTTGCATCTTGCTCCTCGGGAAGACGAGGTCTTCTATGATGTGGTTGCCATTGTGGACCCGCTTACAAGAGATGCACAGAAGTTGGCTCCGTTATTAATT GTGCTTGGTCGAGTGGTCAATGTGAGAGTGCAAGTTTTCATGAACTGCCGAGCCAAGCTGTCTGAAACACCCCTAAAGAG CTTCTACCGTTTTGTCATGGAGGCTGAGATATCCATCCTGGGCAATGACACCCTCTCTCCAGGCCCTGTGGCTCGCTTCACAGAGATCCCAGAGTCACCTCTGCTCACTCTAAACATGATCACACCAGAGAGCTGGATGGTTGAAGCTGTCCGGAGCCCCCATGACCTTGACAACATCCACCTACAGGAG gtgaacGGTGTGGTGAATGCAGAGTATGAGCTGGAGTACCTGCTGTTGGAGGGGCACTGTTTCGACCTGTCCACAGGACAGCCCCCCCGTGGCCTGCAGTTCACCTTGGGCATGAGGCAGCAGCCCCTCATGCAGGACACTATCGTCATGGCCAACCTG GGTTACTTCCAGCTGAAGGCCAACCCAGGTGCCTGGACCCTAAGGCTGCGTAAGGGTCGCTCTGAGGACATCTACCAGATCCAGGC GCACGACGGCACGGACTCGCCCGCAGACGCTGGAGACATTCTAGTGGTCCTTAACAGCTTCCACAGCAAGATCATCAAAGTCCGA GTCCAGAAAAAGCCCGACCAAGTGAACGAAGACCTTCTAAGCGAAGCCACAGAAAACAAGGGCCTGTGGGAATCCATCACAAG TGTGTGGAGTTCTTTGGAGAAAAG tCTAACAGGCAGTTCCAGTGCGGAGGAAGGAGATTCGAAGAAAGAAGACGTGCTTAACATCTTCTCAGTGGCCTCTGGACATCTATATGAGCGCTTCCTGAG aatAATGATGCTCTCTGTCCTCCAGCACACCAAAACACCCGTCAAGTTTTGGTTCCTGAAAAactacctctctccctcctttaag gagtcCATTCCCCACATGGCCGAAGCGTATAGTTTCCAGTACGAGCTGGTTCAGTATAAGTGGCCGCGCTGGCTGCACCAGCAGATGGAGAAGCAGCGCATTATCTGGGGCTACAAGATCCTCTTCCTGGACGTGCTCTTCCCACTGGCCGTAGATAAGATCATCTTCGTGGACGCTGATCAG